One segment of Chroicocephalus ridibundus chromosome 25, bChrRid1.1, whole genome shotgun sequence DNA contains the following:
- the LOC134527066 gene encoding olfactory receptor 14C36-like: MVSHAQRQQMSNSSSITQFLLLAFADTRELQLLHFGLFLGIYLAALLGNGLIITTVACDHRLHTPMYFFLLNLSLLDLGSISTTVPKSMANSLWDTRAICYGGCAAQVFLFVFFISAEYFLLTVMSYDRYVAICKPLHYGTLLGSRACVHMAAAAWGSGFLHTLLHTANTFSLPLCQGNAQDQFFCEIPQILKLSCTDYYLREAGLLVVSACLGFGCFVFIVLSYVQIFRAVLRIPSEQGRHKAFSTCLPHLAVVSLFVSTAVFAYLKPPSISSPSLDLVVAVLYSVVPPAVNPLIYSMRNKDLKDAVWKLISGWFQKH, translated from the coding sequence atgGTCAGCCATGCCCAGAGgcagcaaatgtccaacagcagctccatcacccagttcctcctcctggcattcgcagacacacgggagctgcagctcttgcacttcgggctcttcctgggcatctacctggctgccctcctgggcaacggcctcatcatcaccactgtagcctgtgaccaccgcctccacacccccatgtacttcttcctcctcaacctctccctcctcgacctgggctccatctccaccactgtcccaaAATCTATGGccaattccctgtgggacaccagggccatctgcTATGGAGGATGTGCTGCCCAagtctttctgtttgtctttttcatttcagcagagtattttcttctcactgtcatgtcctatgaccgctacgttgccatctgcaaacccctgcactacgggaccctcctgggcagcagagcttgtgtccacatggcagcagctgcctggggcagtgggtttctccatactctcctgcacacggccaatacattttccctacccctctgccagggcaatgcccaggaccagttcttctgtgaaatcccccagatcctcaagctctcctgcacagACTACTACTtaagggaagctgggcttcttgtggtcagtgcctgtttaggctttggttgttttgtgttcatcgtgctgtcctatgtgcagatcttcagggctgtgctgaggatcccctctgagcagggacggcacaaagccttttccacgtgcctccctcacctggccgtggtctccctgtttgtcagcactgccgtgtttgcctacctcaagcccccctccatctcctcaccATCTctggatctggtggtggcagttctgtactcggtggtgcctccagccgtGAACCCCCTCATTTACAGCATGAGGAATAAGGACCTCAAGGATGCAGTGTGGAAACTGATATCTGGATGGTTTCAGAAGCATTga